The DNA region CATTTGCAAACCAAACTATCAGCCGCTGACAAGTTATTGATCATCGATTTAATTGAAGATGCTGCCGATAAAGGGCTTAAAAGCGCACAGCGGTTCCTGGGGCTGGGGCTCATCAACGGAGATCTTTGGGATAAAGATTTTTACGAAGGCATCAAATGTCTTGAAACGTCTGTGGACCCAACCAATCCTGAACGCATGTATGAAATCGCCTGGTTATGTGAGAAAGGTGAACACGACCCCCAGCTTGCCGCCAAATGGTATGAGCGTGCTGCCTCTCTTGCGTATAAACCGGCCATGTTCAGATTGGCTCTCATGTATGAAAAGGGCATTGGCGTTACCAAGAACCACAAAAAGGCATTCTCCCTTCTCAGACAGGTGGTGCTTATAAATGACTATCGCTATCAAATGACCATATCTCGCTATTATTATGACCATATCGGGACCAAAAAGAACAACCTCGAAGCGTATATCTGGTCCTTGATAGCGCAAGCAAAATCACTCCCTAACACTCGCTTGGCTTATTTTGATGAACTGGAGGGCTCACTGTCGGAAGATGAGAGATCAATAGCTCAGGATGAAGCAGAGAGGCGTTTTAGGATTCTGGAACAAAGAGAATTGACCGAAACGGACCTCCTCGAGTTCAACCCGGAACCGCCTGTGGTTACCAAGGTGGCTCCGTCAGCCGCTACTGTGCAAGATGAGATTAGCCACATCAAGCCCGAACCCGCCGACGACCCCGCCCCCGATCCCGGTTTGCCCGCCCTGTTGAAGGACTGGAAGGTAGCCGGCGTATCCAGCCTCACTATCCACGTCAATCTCCGCGAAAAAACCGTTCGTATCGTTCACAGCCGCAAAAGCAAAACCCTCACCAACGCCGATTTCGCGCGCCTTTTCACCCGCTACGCCCTGCCCCTCATCGTGGATCATCACGAGTCACAGCGGAGTTCCAAACCGAAGGTGGATTATGCTTCTCCCAGTCTCGCCCGGGGCGTTGACCTGACTTTGACCCGTCCCAACCACAAAACGGTCTCGGATGTGAATTCCAGGATTCGCTCTGTTTTCGGCCTGGGCAAGAAAGAACAGGCCTTCAAATGGATTAGCGCAAACCGACATGACACCAAAACCTTGAAGGCCAACATCAAAATAGAGGTCCATTATCTGAAGTGATTTTCCGTATCCGCCCTTTTCCGCGTGTATCCGCGTCTGTCCGGAAAGTTTTTTCCGGACTTTTTTTATTTCCTAACATTCTCTCCGTCAGATAGATACCGGTTTCCACGTCCGCGTTTTTTCCGCAGCCTTTCCATATGGAAACGGAGTAGGGTAGGCCCTCGTTCACGGGGGTACTACCAAAACAGGAGGTACAGCAATGTACCACGCCACCACCCTTCAAGGCTTCGTCAGCGAAGCCAAGCCCACCCCATCCCGGAAGGTCGACCTCCCGGTCGACCAAAAGCCCACGGGGCTTTGCGAAGAAGAACCAGGATCGCCCCTCCGGAGAGAGGTTAACGAGGACGTTAACCTTCCGATGCCACCCACCCCACCCCGTCACCACGCCACCCCGCCACCACCCCAAAACCCAATTCGTGCCATTCGTGTAATTCGTGGACAGCCCAACGCCGCCATCACCCGCCCCGTGACGGTCGGAATGGCCATCACAGCACCCGCCCTGATCGCCGAACGCGACGTCTCGTATGTGATGGATTGCGTGCGCGAGGGCCGCTTCGAGGGCAAAGACCTCAAGGCCCTCATCGTCACCATCCGCTCCCTGGCCGAACGCCAGGCCGGGATCGCCGCCGGGATGAAGAAGTCCCTGCCCTGGTTCAGCGGCTCCACCTTTCACCGCCGCCGCGGGAACGAGTTCTTCAAAGCCGCCTGGTTCATGGTTTTCGACCTCGACCACGTGCCGGATATCGAAGACTTGAAACACCAGGCCGTGGAGAAGCTGCCCTTCCTCCGCTACGCCTTCCAGAGCGTGCGCGACGGCGTGAAGCTTGTTGCCGAATTCGCCTCGCCCATTACCAAGGAAGACGATTTCCGGACCATCTGGAAGTACCTGGCCCTGCGCGTCGAGAAGGCTTTGGCCGTCAAGGTTGATTCCACTCCGGATCCCGCCCGCGCCTGTTTCCTTTCCTACGATCCGGAGTTGCTCACCAACCCCTCTTGCCGCCCCCTGGACCCGAAGAAGACGCTGCGGGAGGCCGAGGCCATCGCCGATCTGCTGCGGATTTTCCGCCCGGCCCCGCCCGTCATCCCAGCGCAGGCTGGGATCCAGAACCACCATCGCCCGGCCCCGCCCTGTCATTCCGGGGTGGGGGCTTCAGCCCCCGGGGCCCAGGAATCCAGACGGTCACACCAAAACAACTTCACATCCAAGTCGGGTTCGGCTCAGACGCAGTCTGGGTCGACACCCTCCGAGGACTATTCCCGCGAGGCCTGGATTCCGGGGCCCCTACCCCGGAATGACAGAGCGGCTGTGCCTTCAGGTGAAACCGCCCGGGACGGTGTGACCCCCCTTCCCCGTGATGACGGGGCGGATGGATCTTCGGACCAACACCCCCCAATTCGTGGAATTCGTGTAATTCGTGGACAGAACCCCGACGACTACGAGAAGGCCTCAAAAGTAGTCCTAAAACTCGCCCAGAGGCAGATTCCCTACTCCGACTGGTATCGCATCGGTTTGGCCCTTTACGCGGGCTTTGGCGAAGCCGGAAGACCCCTCTGGGACCTCTTCCTTGCCAATCCCCACTACCGCGACACCCAGCGCGAACTCGACGCCAAGTGGAATTCCTTCCGCGGCGTGCGCGAGATCACCCTGGCCACGCTGTTCGAGATCGGAGGGCGTCATGGCTGCCAATAACAAAAAACACGTTAAAACCGCTCCCAGCGGCAATTCCCGGGGTGCCCTCCGCCGTCTGCTGAAGAACCTGCGCCGCGGCCGCCTGCTTTGGAGGTTCGAGAGCTTCCGCGATTTCCGTGAGGTCATGGAGCCCGGCCTCCGCTGGAGCGACCTTCCCCTGGCGTTTTGGGAGGTGGAGCCCTGGACGTGCTGGATTGCCTTGAGACAGGTCACTGCGTGTCATTCCGGCCCCCCCGACCCCAACCCCGCGATTCGTGCCATTCGTGTAATTCGTGGACAGAACATTCGTGGTCAGGAGGAAGAAAATGCGTAAGGAACTCCTCGAGCTCTTCGGCAAGAAGCCCTCCGTGGATCTGGACCTGGCGAAGATCCCGCCGGTGCTTCGCGATTACATCCGCATCACTTCCAAAAGCACGGACTGCCATCCCGGCCTGCTGGTCACCGCCTGGCTGCCCCACATCGCCGTGAATCTGGGCAACCGCGTCTGGATGCTCTCCAATTCCAAAAGGATCTATCCCAACATCTGGAGCTGCCTCCTGGGGCCATCCTCGATCTCGCGCAAAACCACCGCCCTCACCTTTGCCGGCTACACCATCGCGCCCCACGAGCAGATCTGCGCGGACCTTCCGCTGGATCTCTACGAGGCCAAGACCTTGGTGCTATCGAACGTGACCTATGCCAAGCTGCTCTCCCTGCTGGCGGCAAACAGCTCCCGCGTGTTCGTCCACAACGAGCTCTCCGCCTGGCTGGCCGAGATGAACAAACACTTCAATTCCGGCTACAAACAGACCATCACCGAGCTCTACGACGGCATCTCCAAGACCGTGAGCAACCTCACCGTCACAGAACGCATCCGTAATCCCGCGCTCAGCATCGCCACCGCCACCACCGAGGCCTGGATGTACCGCAACATCCGCGAGAATTCCGACCAACTGGGCGGCTTTCTCCAACGCTACATCTACTTTTTGGTGAGGGACATCAACCTCGACGACATCAGCCTCCAGACCAGGGAGGGCGAAAACCTGGAAGACTGCCTGGCCATCTACGACACCATCTTCAGGGTCTTCCGCGCCATTCCGGATTGCCACCGCCTCCGCCTTTCGGAAGCAGCCATCACACTGCGGAATGAAGTCTACCAAAGCCAGTACCGCGTCTGGTTCGCCACCAACAACGACGAGTTGATGAGCTACTTCACCCGCATCTACGACGGCTATTTCTACAAATTCTGCGCCATCTTCACCCTGCTGGAAGCCTGGGAAGAGCTGGACGCCGCCATCAAGCGCGGCTGCTGCGAGAAGTTCTTCGAACAGATCCGCGTCTCGGAGGAAACCGCCGCCCAAAGCCTCTATCTCTGCGACTTCTACTTCGCCAACACCATCCCCTTCCTGATGATCGTATGCGAACAGGACAAGCTGGCCGGAGAGAGGAAACTGGTGGATTTGCTGGTGAACAAGTACAATGGCAAGGCCTTGCACACCACCCTGCTCAACTCCTCGCACATGAAAAAACGGGAATTCAATGAGTGCGTATCCAGCCTTCTGGAGCGGGAAGCGATTATGGTTGAGGCCTACAAAATGAGCAATGGGAAAGTCGGAAAAGCCTATCAGGTATCCGAAATAATCAAATCATCATGGGATAATTAACAGCTGAAAGCGAGGGAGGGGCAACCCTCCCTTTATTCTACCGACCGCAGTAGGTATAAAGTAGGTAGAGAGGCTTGTATCCCTTTAATGGCCTGTATTTCAAGGGGTCAGACTCACAAAAATCACCTCTCTTATATATACCAGCGCTTTATGCTGACATGCAGAATGCAGAGAGTGCTAACTAACTATTGTAGATATATATAGATATATATAATATATTATAGATTTATATTTTATTATATATTACATTACTTCCCTACCTACTCTCACATTTCCAGATATAAGAGGACCGTTTTTTGTGACTCTGTATACCTCTAACACATATGCAGCCTTCATTTCAGGGCTCTCTACCTACTCTCTACCTACTGCGGTAGGTAGAGGATGGGAAAGAACTCGTGTGGATTTGTGAATGGTTAGCTGGAAAGGTAAGCCTTGTTCCCAGCAAGCTATGCCGGTCTCGCTGATGTGATCCATTTCCCCCTCAATCGCAGAAGCCCCGCTCATCCCCAAGCAACGCCCAAGCCATGTCCGCAGCCGAACATGGGCGGGAGGTCAGTAGCGCGTGGGGAAGTCTTTCACAATCAAGGTGTGGCACAATAGTAGTGGTAAACACATAACGCTCATCCATGTTCAATTCGTTGCATTAACCCAGCCCTGAAAAAAACATCTTGACACAATGTTGTCTTCACGCATTATGAAAATTAAGGAGTTTCAAGCTATGAGTAAATCATTTCAATTGGTCTTGGCCACACTCTGCATGCTTGCTATGGCGGGGTGTGATCTGATTGGCGAACCTCAGTGTAAAATCCCTGAAATCGCTTTGGATGACGGCAAGATCATCATCGGGACGAAAACCTATGGCGCGGAAGTGGCCTATACGATAGGCTGGGAGGGAGAAGAGCCTCCGGACCCCAATACATCATCTTCAGTTTACACCGAACCTATTTCGCTATGGGGACAACCTCCAGCCATAGTGAAAGCCCAGGCTTACAAGGACGGATTTAGGAACAGCAGGATCGCTACAAAAGAACTTGACTTTGAGGAATCAGCGTTTATC from Candidatus Cloacimonadota bacterium includes:
- a CDS encoding DUF3987 domain-containing protein translates to MRKELLELFGKKPSVDLDLAKIPPVLRDYIRITSKSTDCHPGLLVTAWLPHIAVNLGNRVWMLSNSKRIYPNIWSCLLGPSSISRKTTALTFAGYTIAPHEQICADLPLDLYEAKTLVLSNVTYAKLLSLLAANSSRVFVHNELSAWLAEMNKHFNSGYKQTITELYDGISKTVSNLTVTERIRNPALSIATATTEAWMYRNIRENSDQLGGFLQRYIYFLVRDINLDDISLQTREGENLEDCLAIYDTIFRVFRAIPDCHRLRLSEAAITLRNEVYQSQYRVWFATNNDELMSYFTRIYDGYFYKFCAIFTLLEAWEELDAAIKRGCCEKFFEQIRVSEETAAQSLYLCDFYFANTIPFLMIVCEQDKLAGERKLVDLLVNKYNGKALHTTLLNSSHMKKREFNECVSSLLEREAIMVEAYKMSNGKVGKAYQVSEIIKSSWDN
- a CDS encoding sel1 repeat family protein produces the protein MSENKPDDLSRDILKEAEDSYNLALELHLQTKLSAADKLLIIDLIEDAADKGLKSAQRFLGLGLINGDLWDKDFYEGIKCLETSVDPTNPERMYEIAWLCEKGEHDPQLAAKWYERAASLAYKPAMFRLALMYEKGIGVTKNHKKAFSLLRQVVLINDYRYQMTISRYYYDHIGTKKNNLEAYIWSLIAQAKSLPNTRLAYFDELEGSLSEDERSIAQDEAERRFRILEQRELTETDLLEFNPEPPVVTKVAPSAATVQDEISHIKPEPADDPAPDPGLPALLKDWKVAGVSSLTIHVNLREKTVRIVHSRKSKTLTNADFARLFTRYALPLIVDHHESQRSSKPKVDYASPSLARGVDLTLTRPNHKTVSDVNSRIRSVFGLGKKEQAFKWISANRHDTKTLKANIKIEVHYLK
- a CDS encoding PriCT-2 domain-containing protein — its product is MYHATTLQGFVSEAKPTPSRKVDLPVDQKPTGLCEEEPGSPLRREVNEDVNLPMPPTPPRHHATPPPPQNPIRAIRVIRGQPNAAITRPVTVGMAITAPALIAERDVSYVMDCVREGRFEGKDLKALIVTIRSLAERQAGIAAGMKKSLPWFSGSTFHRRRGNEFFKAAWFMVFDLDHVPDIEDLKHQAVEKLPFLRYAFQSVRDGVKLVAEFASPITKEDDFRTIWKYLALRVEKALAVKVDSTPDPARACFLSYDPELLTNPSCRPLDPKKTLREAEAIADLLRIFRPAPPVIPAQAGIQNHHRPAPPCHSGVGASAPGAQESRRSHQNNFTSKSGSAQTQSGSTPSEDYSREAWIPGPLPRNDRAAVPSGETARDGVTPLPRDDGADGSSDQHPPIRGIRVIRGQNPDDYEKASKVVLKLAQRQIPYSDWYRIGLALYAGFGEAGRPLWDLFLANPHYRDTQRELDAKWNSFRGVREITLATLFEIGGRHGCQ